The Candidatus Binataceae bacterium genome has a window encoding:
- a CDS encoding AMP-binding protein, which produces MVRARKKISPTPVRRVKRLSPRGRWLAVLERFSRGLDEPQSARIWAPALESASRARIVEIQEEKLRALMPFLYEESAFYRARLRAAKLTPSDIRSIDDLPKIPVVTKESMATNVAAYPPWGTYTTVNEKTWHARGWMVFSTSGTTTTPRSFRYTQLDAKLWALTSARALYAMGVRPGDSALTCTNYNPHVFFWSLHYALNLMKVGIVPGGVPTERRLAMIELYRPTILVATPSYALHLAVALRKAGGDPRASSIRMVICGGEAASGIPATRRRIEEAWDAELHDVYGCTEAVPAGWAFTCHQGLSATPVSTHVQEDLQIWELVDPQTLEPVGPGQRGLTVVTNLNSEGSPQLRFLVGDFTSFNTRRCACGRTFARAVGGFMGRADDLLNIRGLKLFPSAIEEIVRGIDLLDDEFQIVIETEGVLDAFTIVTEARTSMDIDAVAEVTRRLEAEVIRRCELRPRIRIEAPGTLPRTEFKARRVIDRRVGL; this is translated from the coding sequence ATGGTCCGGGCCAGGAAAAAGATCTCGCCTACGCCGGTTCGGCGTGTGAAGCGGCTTTCGCCGCGGGGGCGGTGGCTTGCGGTCCTGGAGCGCTTTTCGCGCGGTTTGGATGAGCCGCAGAGTGCGCGGATTTGGGCGCCTGCTCTGGAGAGCGCGTCACGCGCGCGAATCGTGGAGATTCAGGAGGAAAAGTTGCGCGCGCTGATGCCCTTTCTGTATGAGGAAAGCGCGTTTTATCGGGCACGTCTTCGGGCCGCGAAGTTGACCCCCTCCGACATCCGATCGATCGACGATCTTCCCAAAATTCCGGTGGTGACCAAGGAATCGATGGCAACCAATGTCGCGGCTTATCCTCCGTGGGGGACTTACACCACCGTCAACGAGAAGACCTGGCACGCCCGTGGCTGGATGGTCTTTTCCACTTCGGGCACCACCACGACACCGCGCTCGTTTCGCTACACCCAGCTCGATGCCAAGCTGTGGGCGCTCACCAGTGCTCGGGCGCTGTATGCGATGGGAGTGCGGCCGGGTGACTCGGCGCTGACCTGCACCAACTACAATCCGCACGTTTTTTTCTGGTCGCTGCACTACGCCCTTAACTTAATGAAAGTCGGGATCGTACCTGGAGGGGTCCCGACGGAGCGGCGGTTGGCGATGATCGAGCTCTATCGCCCCACCATCTTGGTCGCGACGCCCTCGTACGCGTTGCATCTGGCGGTCGCGTTGCGCAAGGCAGGCGGCGACCCGCGTGCAAGTTCGATCCGGATGGTGATTTGCGGCGGCGAGGCCGCCTCGGGGATTCCAGCGACGCGCCGGCGAATCGAGGAGGCGTGGGACGCGGAACTCCACGACGTCTATGGATGCACGGAGGCGGTCCCCGCGGGGTGGGCATTCACGTGTCATCAGGGGTTGTCGGCGACTCCGGTCTCGACCCACGTCCAGGAGGATCTGCAAATCTGGGAGCTGGTCGATCCGCAGACGCTGGAACCGGTCGGGCCGGGGCAGCGCGGCCTCACGGTGGTCACAAACCTGAATTCCGAAGGATCCCCGCAGCTGCGGTTTTTGGTCGGTGATTTCACGAGCTTCAACACCCGGCGCTGCGCGTGCGGGCGGACCTTTGCGCGCGCGGTGGGCGGGTTCATGGGGCGCGCGGACGACCTGCTCAATATCCGAGGATTGAAGCTGTTTCCGAGCGCGATCGAGGAGATCGTGCGCGGGATTGATTTGCTGGATGACGAGTTTCAGATCGTGATCGAAACCGAGGGTGTGCTGGATGCGTTCACCATCGTGACCGAGGCGCGCACATCGATGGATATTGACGCCGTGGCCGAGGTAACGCGGCGTCTTGAGGCGGAGGTTATTCGACGCTGCGAGCTGCGGCCCAGGATTCGGATCGAGGCGCCGGGGACCTTACCCCGCACCGAGTTCAAGGCGCGGCGGGTAATCGATCGGCGCGTCGGGTTGTGA
- a CDS encoding glutathione S-transferase family protein: protein MKLYDFRLFPNPRRARIFIAEKALEIPIEQVDALAGANRTPEFLKKNPSGGLPVLELDDGSCLAESVAICRYLEGLHPNPNLMGRDTREQAFIEQWNRRMELELFAVVARFFQNTGAFFKGRLPQVPEYGEVQRANAVQRLKRLDAELAEREFLAADRYTIADITALVGVDLFCGYGGQPFPAELPNLKRWHAAVSSRPSAKA, encoded by the coding sequence ATGAAACTCTACGATTTCAGGCTCTTTCCTAATCCTCGGCGCGCCCGCATCTTCATTGCGGAGAAGGCTTTAGAGATTCCGATTGAGCAGGTGGATGCGCTGGCGGGTGCGAATCGGACGCCGGAGTTTTTGAAGAAAAACCCTTCGGGTGGACTACCGGTGCTGGAGCTCGATGACGGCAGCTGCCTTGCGGAGTCGGTCGCGATCTGCCGGTACCTCGAGGGCTTGCATCCCAATCCGAACCTGATGGGACGGGACACCCGCGAGCAGGCATTTATCGAGCAATGGAACCGCAGGATGGAACTGGAGCTTTTCGCAGTGGTCGCGCGCTTCTTCCAAAACACCGGCGCCTTTTTTAAGGGTCGCCTGCCCCAGGTGCCCGAGTATGGCGAAGTGCAACGCGCCAATGCCGTACAGCGCCTCAAGCGGCTGGATGCGGAACTGGCCGAGCGCGAATTCCTCGCCGCGGATCGCTACACGATTGCCGACATCACGGCGCTGGTCGGGGTCGATCTCTTTTGCGGTTATGGCGGGCAGCCGTTCCCTGCCGAGCTGCCGAATCTGAAACGCTGGCATGCAGCGGTCTCATCACGACCGAGCGCGAAAGCTTGA
- a CDS encoding VOC family protein, which produces MLDHVGLAVSDFAKSKSFFERALAPLGYKCLMEFPGAAGFGREGKPDFWISQGNKSNPTHVAFAVTERSVVDSFHKAATGAGGRDNGKPGLRKEYHPTYYGAFVLDLDGNNIEAVCHQG; this is translated from the coding sequence ATGTTGGATCACGTCGGTTTAGCAGTATCCGATTTCGCCAAGAGCAAGAGCTTCTTTGAGCGAGCGCTGGCGCCCCTAGGCTACAAATGCCTGATGGAATTTCCTGGCGCCGCAGGATTCGGCCGAGAAGGAAAGCCAGATTTCTGGATCAGCCAGGGCAACAAATCCAACCCGACCCACGTCGCGTTCGCAGTCACCGAGCGCTCCGTCGTCGATTCCTTCCATAAGGCGGCCACCGGCGCAGGTGGCAGAGATAACGGCAAACCGGGACTCCGCAAGGAATATCATCCGACCTACTACGGAGCCTTCGTGCTTGATCTCGATGGCAACAATATCGAGGCGGTTTGCCACCAGGGATAA